Part of the Leptodactylus fuscus isolate aLepFus1 chromosome 6, aLepFus1.hap2, whole genome shotgun sequence genome, tgcagatggtgtcactgtgcatcggtcaacaatacagcacactttgcacaaggagaagctgtatgggagagtgatgagaaagaagccgtttctgcaaacacaccacaaacagagttgcctgaggtatgcaaaagcacatttggacaagccaacttcattttggaagaaggtcctgtggactggtgaaacaaagattgagttgtttggtcatacaaaaaggcgttatgcatggcgtccaaaaaaaccagcattccaagaaaaacacttgctacccactgtaaaatttggtggaggttccatcatgctttggggctgtgtggccaatgccggcaccgggaatcttgttaaagttgagggtcgcatggattccacttagtatcagcagattcttgagaataatgttcaagaatcagtgacgaagttgaagttacgccggggatggatatttcagcaaggcaatgatccaaaacaccgctccaaatcgactcaggcattcatgcagaggaacaattacaatgttctggaatggccatcccagtccccagacattgaacatctgtgggatgatttgaagcgggctgtccatgctcggcgaccatcaaacttaactgaacttgaattgttttgtaaagaggaatggtccaaaataccttcatccaggatccaggagctgcttaaaagctacaggaagcaactacaggttgttatctttgcaaaaggaggatctactaaatattaatgtcacttttctgttgaggtgcccatacttttgcaccggtcaaattttggtttaatgcatattgcacattttctgttagtacaataaacctcatttcaatcctgaaatattactgtgtccatcagttattagatatatcaaactgacatgactgctgcaaacaccaaaatatttagaactagaaatgattaagattaataggggtgcccaaactttttcataggactgtaaattatGACTTTTTAGgtttcatgcacacaactgttaAAAACAGATCAGTAGAATGGGTTGAAATTTTTTCTATCTCCCAAGGTTCCTCAGCAATCAATACAGTtagatttggtgcctgatatgatacttatactttgttttgttttaatgtattttgtgagccccgtataggaattacaatgtacttttttttttcctttacggccgggttcacacagagtattgtggctcgtcatttggtacgtacacgccacgGGATCTTTtatgggccgtatacgctcccattgttttcaatgggagccggtaccgcatacgcggcgctattttgcgtctgccgcaaaatcacggccgcaaaatagcgccgcgtatacggtaccggctcccattgaaaacaatgggagcgtatacggcccataAAAGATCCCATGGCGTGTACATACAAAATGACAAGCcacaatactccatgtgaacccggccttagtatgtctttgtagaatgggaggaaatccacgcacatatggggagaatatacaagctccttgcagatgttgttcctggcaggatttgagctcaggactccagcgctggaaggttgcagtgctaaccactgagccaccgtgttgccccactacACGTTGTACTGTCAAGTGTGCTAAAGCAGAGTTGGGGGTGTAAGTCAGAGCGCCAGTCAGCGGTGtcataataaaaaatgaaaattgaaaataaCAATCAAAAATTATTAGAAAACATGTTTAAAATGAAAATGTGATTTTTAACAAGGGGTAAATTTCTGGAGACACTTTTCCTTCAAGGGGTTAATATTCTGCCTGTCATTTTGCCATCAGGTGATGTCGGTGTCTGGAAGGTAGTGCTGGACCCTATGGATTATGGTGGACCTTATCACTTGATTGCCCAACAAACTTTAATGCAAGAAATTACGAGTGTCCACCTGGATGACGTCCTTTTTGGTGATGTCTGGTTCTGTGGAGGACAGAGTAATATGAGGATGACTGTATCTCAGGTAGATGGATCCTAAAACAGATGTCTGGTCCTTGCATGTCAGCTCTTTACACTAACATCTTCACTTctgatttttcagatttttaatgCCAGTCAAGAGCTGGCAGTAGCTGCTCAATACCCATATGTCCGACTGTTCACTGCCTCCCTGGAGTACTCTGATACAGAGTTGCTGGACCTCGCCAAGGTGGCCCTGCCGTGGTCAGTCCCAACATCCAGTAAGTACCTTCTCATTCAACTACAAATGCCATGTTAGTGTTAGTAGAGCTGgattctttgtttttctttttgtttgtttttttgttttaaatgtaaTCCAAGGATAAGTCTCATTTGTGAATTAAACTCACCAGCAGCACAAATCTTTCTTATGTTATGTCTATGTCCGGACTACACACAACTGTAACAAAATTCATtgtaatttgtttattttttttacagaaaacctTGGCCAAGGTGATTTCACATACTTTTCTGCAGTCTGCTGGATCTTTGGACGACACTTGGCTCAAAAGTTAAAGTATCCAATAGGGCTGGTGGAATCAACGAGGGGAGGGTCTTCAGTCGAAGCTTGGTCATCAAAAACTGCACTGTCCAAATGTGGACTTTCTGACACCCCTTCGAAGACGAAGCTAAGGTGACTCAAGTGTATAATACAGATTCACATGAAATTTTAAAAATTCATCAACTTCATTATTTGTTGTGTAACTTTTCCCTCTATGTGATGGTTTCAATTTTAGTGCAAGGAAAAATTGTCACTGGGTCCGTACTTAAACACTTTTTATCTATCTCCTTACAGAAATTATGCATATTTAGATATAAATACAGGTCCACGTGACTACTCCGTGTTGTGGAATGCCATGATCCACCCTTTCCTGAACATGACGATAAAGGGCGCCATATGGTATCAAGGTACAATATAGCGACTGTGCGCCTCTCCAGTTCATCTTAAACACAGTGCTCTATATCCTAACCTACTTGGCACATCTGTTACGTGCCATGTTGCATACTCTCTTCTATATCTGATGGAGAACACATAGCTGTCAGCTCTCATAGATTTCCACCCAATTGCTCCATCTGTTAGATGCTGCAcaccactctgctacatctgatggatGCTCAACACTAATACACCTGTATATTCTAACGCGAGTGTCCTCTTGTATTCAGGTGAGTCAAATACCTTCATGAACCTCGACCTCTATAATTGCACATTCCCAGCTCTTATCCAGGATTGGAGACGCTCCTTCCATGAGGGGTCTCGGGGACAAACAGATCCCAACTTCCCCTTTGGATTTGTCCAGGTAGCAACCTTTAACAGTTTGAaatgaaagggcaggtgtgcacTGGTGATAAGCTTCACATTCTGGTTCTCTTgtccagctcagcacacacatgaaaACCAGTCAAGACAATTATCCAGTAATCAGATGGCATCAAACAGCAGACTATGGTTACGTCCCAAACCCTAAGATGCCAAATACATTCATGGCTGTGGCAATGGACCTGGGAGATGAGACGTCTCCATATGCAAGGTAAACCCCAGAGGACATGATTATTTGTAATATAGTACGAATATgatattgtcctgtaccccatttGTTGTTGTTATGTCATTGATTTGTCCTCTAAGTCTCTCTGTTGTATATGCCAGGTGTTACTATAACCCCAGTGTGACATTCCCCTGAACTCCAGAGCAATGATGTATTGTTAATGTTCTGTTGAGCTCTGTATAATTCTGTATATGTGATTTGCTATACATGATGACTATATGTTGGGTCTCTTCTCTCAGTGTCCACCCACGAGATAAGCAGACTGTGGCATACAGACTGTACTTGGGGGCACAAGCCATTGCATACGGTGATCGACATGTCCATTACCAGGGTCCATTTCCAGACAGTATTGATGTTGATTTCACCTATTCATACATGAACATAACCTACAACCAGGAGCTGATCATCACTCATACTTTTGACAACATATTTGAGGTAACTAAGAGAGGGCAGGGAAACTGAACTATCTGACGTGTGGGTCAGGCTTGGATGTTGATATCAGAAGATACTATGAGTGATATTCACCAACCAGTTGTTTATGGAGGGGACTGACCTGACAAATAATGGATTTATCAATTTGTGTTTACAGGTATTTTGCAGTGGTGACATGAATGGAGAAGGACAATACACCTGGATCCCAGCTCCAGCAGAATTACAGTCCTCTAAAGTGGTCACAGTCTCATTTAAAGGATGTAGTCACATCTCTGCAGTCCGCTATGCCTGGTCTGAGTGGCCCTGTAAATACAAGGAGTGTCCAATATACAGTGCCAACCAGAGACTGCCAGCGCCGCTTTTCATCAAATACTGGAAATAACAATATAACTGCTGGAAACAATGGGTGGACACAATGACATATATGCAAATTGACTGTTTAACAGGCAGCCATAGATATCCTATCACTTACACCACTATTATGGTATTCCACAACTACAATAAAATTACATTCCACAAGCACATCCTTCTGGGTGACATCACGTGCCCCTTGTGTTAAAGTGTCATGATGTTGGCTGTGATGTCATTcgtgaggccagaagaggacattGTGGGACCTATGAGAAGTGAGACAAGCTGAGTACAACTGTTTATTATGTGGAAGCATCTCCCCTGGGCTTCTACttactatattctggggtctgaagagacgtcagagtacaataatagcacATATGGTTCGTGCCAAACAAGCTTGGCCAGAAACAGAGTGAGTGGATAAACCTCACTAATATTTGTGGAAACGAATCTCTGCCTGTCTGTGACTATCCTCAccgattgttgttgttttttttttaaccaccaaGCTGTAGGGTAAATTATAGTTGAATACTATGTAACCATCCCTACAGTTAGTCCTATTCCAAAAGCTCCACTGTCTACTGGTACTAAAGGCACTAACTACGAGGCCCAGTAACTCCTAATCGATAGACATACAGCCCAGATAGCCTTTGGCTGTTGTCCAGTGACAGCGCTCCCCCACACCCCTCAGTCCCAGATATAGAGACTCTAGCGTGCCGATATCCAACACTTGTGGCCACTACATTAACCACTGATATTTAGTGTGACTCAGGTTCACTAAGAAGAGGCTCATACCCCCACAATAAAAAGCTTGACAAGTTTCACCTGCCTAATTTACAGGCTCAACATGAGCAGATATGGTTCCTTACTCATTCTAACTACCTAAACATCGCAGTGCAGTAACAACTGCAGTTCCTGGGACACTAGTGGTGTGCCCCAGTACTTCAGAATGACTGACACCGAGTCTGGGAACCAGTGGCTATATATATCCGCCAGCACCAATGAGACCACGCCTCCTATTGCTGATGCAGCCGTCCAACGGCCAATCCTACCCCACCGTAGGACCAGCCCATCAGCCTCCCCTGGGGCGTTTCTCTGTCAGCATTCctgtcacatgacctgtatcGTCACGTCATCGCCGTAGTTAACAGTGTTAACCAAGCAGCGCATACAAGCTCCAAAGCGTAAGTATTTCCTCCTGTATCTATTAGAGTCCGTGCATTACTTCGATCACATTTACTCCTGACCAGTGATGAACCTAGCtttcctgctgcctgaggcagatgatcAAAAGACACCCCTCCCCGACTGAATACCGGGGGGAAGGGGGTTTCATCTtttcgtccgcctcagacagcgggggggttggggggatagtgataacattacagtgaatacaatgcagtaatatgttgtgcagtaatacttacaggagaaCGTCTTTCCACATTTCCCGtcacttccctttggaccgccctGTGGCTCCTCTTCCTTTGGGACATATatacagggccggttttagacaaagtggggccctaggcaaaattaaaatgtttaaatattTTACCTACTACATAATCATATTGTTAAATTGATGTACTTGCACTGCCTATCACTGCTGATTACTAAAGTGatgagctatcagtgccggtgccgtagctcttcactgtcagaatggcatttctgatagtcagtcaggaacatccttcctcacagtagtgtctatagcactgtactgtgagaggggaggggaaagtactatcaggaggggagggggcgttcctcaccgctctcacagtacagcgccatctatgcgtataggtttccatttgggggtccccaagcagactccacgaacggaaaccagAATACAGATGGGA contains:
- the LOC142210716 gene encoding sialate O-acetylesterase-like; translation: MCGDVSYVSFRFASYYGDHMVLQQRPARAVVWGFGEVGAIVTVTLLRGMDTISNMTVNVTGDVGVWKVVLDPMDYGGPYHLIAQQTLMQEITSVHLDDVLFGDVWFCGGQSNMRMTVSQIFNASQELAVAAQYPYVRLFTASLEYSDTELLDLAKVALPWSVPTSKNLGQGDFTYFSAVCWIFGRHLAQKLKYPIGLVESTRGGSSVEAWSSKTALSKCGLSDTPSKTKLRNYAYLDINTGPRDYSVLWNAMIHPFLNMTIKGAIWYQGESNTFMNLDLYNCTFPALIQDWRRSFHEGSRGQTDPNFPFGFVQLSTHMKTSQDNYPVIRWHQTADYGYVPNPKMPNTFMAVAMDLGDETSPYASVHPRDKQTVAYRLYLGAQAIAYGDRHVHYQGPFPDSIDVDFTYSYMNITYNQELIITHTFDNIFEVFCSGDMNGEGQYTWIPAPAELQSSKVVTVSFKGCSHISAVRYAWSEWPCKYKECPIYSANQRLPAPLFIKYWK